Within the Vanacampus margaritifer isolate UIUO_Vmar chromosome 8, RoL_Vmar_1.0, whole genome shotgun sequence genome, the region ataaaaaaaatagctccaAGCGATTATTCGATTAGTGaaataattttgacagctctaatctCATGGCTAAACATGATCCCACTTGCAATGACGGGCCCAACTCATCTCAATCCTGGAAACACAATGTGGGCGTGTGTTCTCCAGGGTTCTTAACATTTCCAAATGATAATATATGCAAAACGGTTTCTGGTTGCTGTAAGCAAGCAACCTTGAACTGAAGGTGGATTTTTTTGGTTATGAAGTTTATGTGAAGCTGTGTGTGATCAAACCCGGCTCTTGCCTAACATgcagttctgccactgatgtttattgatgatgtttctgTTTGCTGTAgttttttatattgaaaatggatgaatgggctGGTCCTTCTAAATTGTGGTAAATAGGaaaataacaatgaaaaagcactgcatcggccccaaaatacgccggcccaccgggcatctgccctgcgTGCCAGACGGCCAGTCGAGCCCCGGGTTTGGCGAATTCTGGTGATTGAGCTCACGGTCCAAACTTTCCTGCCCATGGCCACATAACACACCTAATCTTGTTTAATATTATTCCAAAAATGACCTCCAACCACATTTGCAGTTACAGTATGCAATGAATGCCTTCTTCTTAGTCGCTAATGTACGTGGTTACCTTGTGGGTGTTACTGCCGGCGCCCGCTTGGCCCTTCCTGGTCGTGACCTGCGGAGGCTGCAAGTGTGCGCAGTGCAGCTCCACCATCTTGGTGGCGTGCTCCACCGCCAGCTGGTAGCGAGCCGGATTGTGAAGGTACGGGCGCAGGAAGTTGTCCGTGTTGAGCCGGTGGCGTTTGTACGCCGGGCAGGGAGCGGCCGCCTCGTCCGCGTTCACGTCGTACTCGGCCATGCCGTGAGCTCGCACCTGCGGGTGTCGGCAAGGTGTGGCTCGTAAATTGGGTTCCAGAAAATAATGATGTTGCGTCATTGAGATGAAGTCGAGGTGGCAGCGTAATTCTGCTTAAATGGCGTTAAGGATTGTGAAGAGGTCCGAAATTAGCCTGGTGGTTCCGGAGCACTCGCTGGGCTCACCTTGCCCTCCTTCAGGCCGACCAGGTACTCTTGCGCCTGCAGCTCCACGCCGGTGGCGAGCTCCGAGGCCGGATTGATGTGGCTCTTGATGAGGGCGTGATGAAGCGCCGGGAGAAAGTGCTTTAGTTCCGCCAttctgccgccgccgcctccaaaGCTGCCGCAGGAGGAGGCACAACTGGATGCTAAACGCACAGAAACAAACACTGATCTaaattacacaatttttttctcatgtttaCTTTGACATGTTTTCTCCCTACTTAGATTTTATTCAATCATTACTTGTTCGGTTTCAAAAATATACTCATATCTTATGCACTATGCATTAGTCATAGGGTTATTTTGCTTCTATTCTGTTTATGTATTATAtttagggatgcacaataatactattttcaaccgataccgatgtcgataaccgataagtaagccgataattgctTTCAAAAttcacttgaatacaaatatactttcaagtcctACTATATAATCCGGTTGATCTGTATGACGCCAAATTGGTCGacaattgccgataattattggccaccaatattatcgtgcatccctaattatatttactgtaaataattgtctattttattcatttggtATTTATTTCGCTCAAGGTGGTGGTGTCGTTCCTCACCCGACTTGTCAACATCTCTGCTCTCGGGGAAGACAAACAAGGCCTGGAGACATCGCTTCCAACTCTTTCTTCTCTCTGAACACATGATGACAAATATTGTGCTATGAAGAATAAGGTTAAATGATGACTTCTGGCACTATTCATTGAGCCTGTCAGGCTTCCTACCAGGGGGCGTGGCCATCTGAGCGCTGGACAGCAGGAAGAGGAAGCCTCGTTCAGTCAGCGCGCTCACCAGAACCTGCAgccacaacacaaacacactgagCCTTAACATAAGAATTGCACATCATTAGCATAACAGGCTTGCATTTTTGGGCCACTGATTTGTTCTTATATCCTCGCATTTTGGTCTAATATACTTGTTTTACCAGGCCAGGACGCCAATACAAGAAATCTGCGTTTAATTGAtgctcattaaaaagcatttactGCCATAACACTGTAATGTaggagtgttttgttgtttggaatggaaaaggttaaaaaaaaaaaaaaaaaaaaccgcaaCAAAATgcaagttataaaaaaaaaatgcattaaaaaaattaataattttatttatttatttattatatttatatatatatatatatatataatgcaggCTAATTTCTGTACCATTCTCTCTTCCTCCAACTCCTGCAGCAGCCTGCTGACGCTGTTCGTCGAGCGACTTCTGTCCACCGCCTCCAGCAGACTGCAGTGATGGCCCTGCGTCACAACTACACGCAAAGACGTCCCGTTATCTGCCAGATCGGAGCAGAATTGAAATGACGTGCTTGCATGCTGCGTTACCTTCCTTGCTTCTGCCATACAGGTTGTAGGAGAAGAGCTCATGCGGGAGCAGCTTGGTCACCATGTCCAGCCTCATCCAGCGTCCCAGCTTCAGCCTGTCGGgcctaaaggaaaaaaaagacagatgacaaaatggccgccaaacTCATCCGTGAAAAGGTTCAGGAACATGTCAAGTGAAGTGAAGTGGAGTTTTAAtagcaaataaaaaagaaatatatatcatttattatgaataaataatcagtcacttcataaaatacaataatgttaaataaatatgtaaaattgttaacattttatattAGATTTTAGTAATAGTTTTATTTTACCACtgcaataaatacaattatttctgagatataataataagataaatataAAACTGGTAAATTCATTCACCAAATATTTGAGGACTCTTGATAACGCTCGAGAGGGCCGGATTAAAGAACGGAACAGGCCGTATGTGGCCCTCCGGCCATACTTTGCCTAACAGCAATCAAGTTGCCGCCGGCAACGACTCACAGTTTGTGTGGGAGGAAGGGCAGCAATGAGGAGCGCAGGGAGATGGGGAAGAGGATCTTGTCGTTGTGCACCAGGTCGCCGCTCCACACAGTGAACTGCGGCAGCTCTGGAGGGAAGAAACCACACACACGCCGCCATTTTGTGCCACCTTCCAATGGACGCCTCCATCGATTCAATTAAACAAGAGCGATCGCTCACCTTCACTGGCCTCTCTTGGCCAACTGTTTGTCCTGCGCCACAAACACAGAACCTTGTTAGCACGTATGCTAATGTAGCACTCTACATCTATACTCATCAGTGGTCTTTTCATTTAAAGACTTTGCTTGCactgtcggggttgttttttggataacatttggcagtaaaagagttaagattaGAATATATATTCATTTAACAAGCAGTAGTATGCAACTGAAATATGTATGATCAACCGGCGTGCTGTTTTGTCACCTGACGGGGATCAAAGGCACGTTGGGAAGCGACGCGTCTTTGCCTTTGTACTGGAAGGAGACCGCAGCGTAGGGGCACACCTGGCGGGGGCGCTGTTTCAGCTCATCAAAGTCGTACTCGTAAAAGTAGTGCTGGAAATTTTTTGACGAAAAAGGGTGAGCGAATGTCTGACACAAAAGGGAATGAAAACACATTGCGTTAGTTCACCTGTGTGTGCTCGAAGGCGCGGTAGCAGCCGACGGACGTGACCTTGCTGACGTTCTTGGAGAGGTGGCTGTCGAAGCGGGGCGTGGGGTCCAGCAGGTTCTTCATGTTCTCGTAGATGCTCTTCACTTTGCCCTGAAGGCACACGCGACCCGTGACAGCGTCAGCTGACAACCACCGGCCATGACCCGTGCGACGACTCACCTTCATGACTTTGAAGACGATGATCTCGCCTGAGGCTCCATGGTGGAACGGACTGACCTGAATTAAGTCTGAATACCTGCACAAATACACTCCTGCAGACGAAGATGGGCGGCAGACACCGCCACAGAAACCAAGAGATACAATGAGTGAGACCAAGCAATGGACAGCGAGGGAACCAAACAGATTAGTGGTTAGCCAATAGGGTTGTGCCATATTTACTACTACCAAAATTGAAaccatgtttgttttcagtAACAAAACTTTGTGCAAACAGTTCTCCAAAAAGAGGCTTAGTGTGCTTGTTTCAAGCCGTTTATTAGTCGCTCTTCAAAAATATGTACAGGATTTCCATGTGTGTAAGGAATTTGTAAACaagcgcacccccccccccccccaacagatTGCAACTGTATAGACTAACACATGGTAAAAAGGCAAGACGGTGTTGAATGATTTCATCGTATTTATGTAAGAAATGTGTAAAAGAAGTTTTGATGTATCCCTGGACTCCCACCTTTTTTGGGGTCTCCCAGTGCCGACTGCCAGTTTTGACCCACAATCAGGCCTCTCTCGCACAACCACGGTACCTAAAACACACATGCAATTGATAATAATGCATAAGAGAAAGACAATTTATGGATAAATGTTGCACGATATTTACGATTACGCTGCTGACCTTAGCCTCTTCAGTCAAGAGGAAGCAATAACTCTCCTCCAGCTCCTTATCTGTGCGACCTTCAGCCTTCATTTCCTTCCTCTTCTCCACAAACTGATGAAAACAAATTTTGGGAGATTACAAACTCATATTTTcacatgaaaaaagtaacatttttcaGAGGTAAAAAGTAAATAGCAATTTCTTTAGATAGCCACATTCATTTCCCAAAactaaatgttgttttgtttttttagatgaaatgtcacttttcttttttctgatgaGAAGGTCAAACACACGTCACACAAACGTGTCGCAGGGTGTAGTACAGAAGACGACTCGCACCTCCTTCTCCAGCTGCTCGCTGTGGACCAGTCGCGGGCGGCTGTAGGTGAAGCAGCCGGCCGAGTTTGTGTCCACGTGGCCAGCCGTCAGGATGCTCATCACGCCCTCGTACTCGCGCGACTCGCTGGAGATGTGCTTCAACAGAGCTGcaaaagtaataataacaaGTAACAACTTGTATCCACCTTATTCCTGCCTCCAGTGAGCTTATAGGTGAATTATGTGATTGTGGGTGACTTCCAGTATGAACCAGAACCGGCGTTGTTTTGTTTACCcggtgttttgtggaaaacactacttcacttttatatttttatgcaggatcgtgagtgatcggcggcaacaatgaatacacagagactgatatactgtgctagaataattgtgtcctttattccccgcaaagagcaatcaacacacttcaacgctgaACAGCATAATATAATCCAATCAACGCTTACCTTGAcgctagaccggagagccgacggtccgggtagagcGGGCTGCTCAACGGTTGGGCGAAcgtacgcttccctcagctgactctacccaaaccgcgtgccgctccgtcttttattctttaGCAAGTAGGGACGAGCGTGAGaagccgggctggccaagccctctcccaggcaccctccctatgagtcgtgtcctgcttcgaaaacatgtttctgaaacagggaggactgcaggtgtcctgcctcgaaaacatgtttttgaagtagggaggactgcagtataaacaaggcattcaactTAAGAGTTCCCAGCCTCGATTCCGCCCTTGTGCTTTACAACAGTTCagaacaacaacatatccttttataagaggttacatgaggacatattaAAACATAGTTATTTTCCATTCAACTTACTATGTGGTCATTAAATAGTGGTGCTTAGAACGCTCAGTATATTTGTAGCTGGTGCTGGGAGAAGCGGTGTGAACGACTGGGTGATGTTAATATTATCGTCAATTAATCAAAGATTAGCGTTATTAAATTATGTTAAATCGGACGTAACAGCGATCTGGACAGCAACCTTTTGCTGCGTCGCGATTGACTTTTAACACATTCCCAAAAGACGTTTGCAAAAGTCAGCTACTCGACCGACCCacctttcttctccttcttcggGATTCTTTGGAATTTGTCGGTCTCCTTCGGCATGTGCCTCTGGTGGACGGCCACTGACGACCCGTGAGCGGGCGACGGTGCTCCCGGACCACCACGTCCGCCTGGAGGAGCCTCCACCCGGCTGGGAAGAGTCTCCCCGCCGGTAGGAACAAGCGCCCGAGCGGACTCGCCATCTTGCACGCTAGCACTAGCCCCGCCATAATCAGAGGACACCCTCCTCGGCGGCGGGCACGGCACCCTCCGCGCCACGCCGTACTCCATCGGTCCCGGCCCGGTCCTCTCCCTATCCGTCAGCCTTCCGCACAGCAGCGCAACGCCGCCGTTGTTACCGTCTTCTCGTTGGGATGGGCGTTAATGTAGCCGTTGCATAGTCCTAAACACAACAGACGCCATGTTTTCGCCCAGAACTTCTTCTTCGCTGTGATTAAGCAGCGGTATGAGTGTGGAGGTCCTTTTCTGCCACCTATTGATCATGTCTTGCAACGACAACATGACCTTTTAAAATGAGGCAcaagatcattttttttgtccaattaaaacgtaatttaaattcaattcacttatttttaattttgatattGATATTTTGGATAATTTGACAGTTGTGAAATTTACAAATCCTAACATGATCGATCACAATGAatcaaacatgttttaaaattaatttgacatttttaatgacacattttgagGTTGACGTAGACAGGTGACACAAGACAGATATGAATGGCTTTATTCCTACATCcatgtacatacacacattatACAGTAGTTCCAGAAATACACAGTACAGTTTTTCTCTgattgtcattcttttttttttcatattgtaaCAATCATAATAACACAGGAGGCCGCACCTGCGAGATGAGTTATGACACAAGTAATATACCCTTTTCGTCAAACTCATCTTTACAGCTTTtaggagatgttttttttttttaaaggtccaaTATATCTCACGAATACATACGGCTCCAGGTGTAATGCACATGGACATCATATGATGACCATATAAGGGCATAGGGGCGGGGTATTCGGACATGAGTCGGAAGCAACCTCGTAGGATGACCATATAAGGGCATTGGCGGGACCTGAAGTGATGCCAGGCCCATATGtgaggaagtgacgtcatcaatTTAACAGTATGCCAAGAAGCcgtcaaaatgagtttgaccAAAAGGTCATATTTctcatgaataataataaatacgtTTGTTAAAAtcctggaggggggggggggggaattattaGCCCTTCACAAAGACACACCACATGAAACTGTCGACTGAAATTGCAAATATCACGCGACCAAACCCAGACAACTGGTGAGCCGTGAACGCGTGCCCAAAGCCACGTTGACGTcaatttcagttgacagcagggGGCAGTGTTGAATACAATTATTAGCGCGTCTGGGCTAGTAAGAGCACATAGACCGTATTACTGCAAATCAATTTTTCAACTTGACTTCCcgttgttaacattttactatttcattttatatttgacctcttttgaatttagttatagttgtgaagatgtagatataactatgttaactcaatatggattgatgagtaatgcttttgtcctctttgttatctgttctcttttcccagaaatgagaaagttaataagtttcttttatttatctaagaagtctagtttctgtttgttagaaatccgttttttgaaagttcaaggacgagctagcATACTGTGAGGGGAGAGCCGTTTTCCtgggaaacattgttttttttctaataaaagtcccgTGTCAGAGAGAGaggacacacatttggacagaaacacgGCTTGGTGAAATCtctttgtgtcatcagaaactttctgattaaaaaaccttgcaaggaccctcttcacgagatctcaactatgatttatttgaacacgcaaaacattacaaaaacaggtaatcCAACACCGtttaaggccttttcacactgcacataGTAACACACACTGGTGGAGTGATCGCAGAACAGCAACAGACCAACTAGTGGGAAAAGCCTCCCTGTCAAATCCTGGTTAGCTGCTACACGAGCGATGCCAAATACGAGCAAGCTTGCACTCGCACACGTCGTCCTTGAACACCACGGaaacaagtgcagtgtgaaaaagatTTTACACACACGTGCTTCATCACATCTCCATTTGACGGAACAGCAAAACGGCGGCTTTTAAAGTGACTGCAGTCAGTGGCTTTGGCGTCAAGTCTCTTTGGTATTGCTGTCCCTGGTTACCATGGCGACCAGACATTTAACCAGACCCTTCTGGTAGTTTGTGAAGTGCAAACATCAGCATCGTATGTTCTCCTCGTCGCTGGCGTCCACGTTGAACACCTCCTCCATGTCCTCCTCAGCATCGCCATTTTGTCTCTCGCCTGCCTCGGCCTCCATTTTGATCCTCAACTCGGCCTGTTCCGTCTCCACGTCCACAGCGGCATCACTTCCTGTCTCCGCTTTCCTCGCAGCCGTCCCGTCCTCGAAGTCGTCGTCCGGCTCCGTCGCGACGTCTTTTGCCGAACCCGTTTCCTGCGCCGCTTGCGCCTTTGCCGCCTCCTTGGCCTGGCGGATGCAGTTGATCCACTGCTGCTTGTTGAAGGCGTCGCTGGCCTGGAAGCAGTGACTCTGCGGCGCACCTCCCGAAACACGGTACGACACGCGGAAGAAGTTCTTTGCTGCCAGGACACAAAACACGACGTGGTTACGTGAGGCAAACACAACCTGTCATAACAAAACAAAGTCTTGAGGCCATTTGGTGTACAACTGTCAGCAAATCAAACAATCCTTCtgttttgcttcctttttttttttttttttgcaacatctctGAACAAGAGCATATAACTGCCGGGcaactgatatgtttttttttttggtccattaatgtttacaaaaataaagatattaATTGCAAGCAGTAATTTGATATTATTGCATAATATAGGACCGGGTatcgattcaatttcgattcacaagagttcagttagattcaatttctatttttttccgatTTATATGATTAACTTCAAttccaatattgattaattatgaaacacccccccccccccccgcaaaacAAAGAACataaattcttcttaaatatcaaggacatgataaaaaaaaacattttgctgaggtcgtaactggttaaatgatttagtttattaatgaaagtaatacgttataatcacttactagttacacaaacattgacatcagcaaggatgagatgaaaatattttcataattataattcaataatatcaaatataaaaataaaaaaaatcctaattgtcttaaagtgcaataagttaggtctttcataaatatgAGAACATACTTTTagattgtattgtatttgaacagtacgatacaaaaaaaaaaatctgcctttaaaattcaattttattatgaatttatagaaaaaagagatattaaaataatagattCATGGTTtaatgaatcgatatcaggctggaaaaggaaaattgtattatatataattaattataataaatttgaCAATACTTTGTCATTTCGTATTTAATACTACAACAGCGAAAAATCATAAacatgaagggaaaaaaaaacttaaatactTGCAAATTTCAGGTGAGGGCCAATAGCAAGTGTTTGCCGTACAGTATGCCTGGACATGTTTGTGAAGCgtttggccttggcggaggtatgCAGCATTTTATACAAGCAACGGCCTGAGACTTTTGCAGTGGCTGCTGTGCGGTCAATACTGACTGCGCTCGTTGTTGCTGAAAGCTCCCCGGATGGACCCGCCCACTCTCGTCTCGCCGTCCAACAGGTCCTCCAGGTCCAGCTGGCGGATGGGGATGGGTTGCCGGCACAACTGGTAACTGACGGGCTGCTCGTTGAGCGAGACCGATCGGGTGATGACCAGCACGTCCTGGAACAGGAACACGTGGAGCTTCTACACATGGAACGAGAGTCCAAAATGTTAGAGGGAAACATTTGttcccattttgccacttctccTGAAATTTCAAAATTCGAATTGGAACGTTTATTGACCTGATTTATTGATTCAtccaaaaaataatcaacagatttattattaaatagccATTAGTCACAGTCTGAATCTGAATTTGCACAACATTCCTGCAGAAATTGCAAGGTGTGGTCGTAAAAGTGTTGCTAACCAGCCCTCTGTTGTTCTTGAGCTCGCCGTGGCAGCTGAGCGTCCTGGAGCGCTCGATGAGGGCGTCCCTGTGGCCCACCTCGGTGAACAGCAGCCGGTCCTTGTAGAACTGACACTCGGACTCGCCCGTGCGCTTGTCGATGTCGGCCAGCGCGCTCTGGACAAGCAGCATCTGTCGCGACAGCGAGCGGCGCACAAAACAGGACTTTGGTCACTTGGAGGCCACAAGAAGACATCAATCGTGCTGCACAAATAATGGCATCCAGcacttccgtttttttttgtttttttttaactactgtatttcccaaatgattaaatattctaaaattaaattaaaaaatttgggggaggaaaagtgggttttttttatttttcaagagaattttttaatattttatattaagcGAAATTATAATATGAAAACAAAGccacattttttgtgtgcaaaacaaacaatgttaCTTGAATGGcatagcttaaaaaaataaaaaaatatatatatggaaattatagttatgagaataaagttgttttcaaaaaaataaaaaagtaacttcAAAATAATGTTGTAATGTTACGAAAAGTTTTGGTTagaacaaaataatattattttttttaatcaaacattggtgttaaaaaatattttaaaaaattcaaagaaaaagtTATTATGGAAAATAGTGTGAGAAAAAGTTGTACTGGGAATTACAAAATTTTCAGTTGAAAGTAGGGATGTCCGAtacccatttttttcccaaccgaTACCATTAAGAGTACTCACCACTTGAGTAGTCTGTACTGATATCACTaacacttttgatacataaaattttccccaaaaaataatgacaaagaattttaaataaagatctACTTATctcaatgtagcattttttctcaaaattgcacgaaatgaatggccttttttttactcttctaaTTTTAAATTCCTGATTTCAAAACGTCCACAAGAGGGCGACTGATGTGAGtaacgataccttgaaataaggccgtgTATTGGCCCTGAAAAGTCAATTGTCAACAAGATTCTAGCGCTGAAGTACATAAAAGTCAAAACTATTTTAAACAGTTAAATTTCCCAGAGAAAAATATTGCGCGGCATCTACTGAATAAAAAGAAGCAAACGTGCGCCGAGTGAGTGGGGGGTTTTCCCTCACCGCCCGGTCCAGGTGCAGGCGGTCTCGGTGCTGCTCGTGCGTGTGCTTGAGGATCTCCCGCAGCAGCAGCGGGTACTTGACCAGCCGGCTGCGCGGGATGTCCAGGAAGTTCCACAGGTCCAACTTCCTGCTGAAGGGCGACTGCTGGCAGCGCTGCAGGAAGTCCTGCACCCGCCGGTCCTGCTTCTTCTGGTCCAGCAAGGCCTTGGCCCAAACCTGGTTGCTGCAGTACGCCGTGTACGATGACAGACACGGCagctgcacgcacgcacgcacgcacgcacgcacgcacgataACAATTTTGATACTCATCACGCATCTCAAGAAGGTGATTTGTGAGTCTATGAAACctgaaaacaaactttgttGAGAATTTGTACTTTGGctcattcaaataaaaccatgtTTTCAACGGCCTTTTGAGCTACTTTTATTCATCccccaaaaagtgaaaatgtccaatcGTTCGCTTGTCTAAAacgcatccattttctaaaaatGGTCTGCTGTCAGTTAATTAATACAAAGTAACGGTAGTCAACTTCATTCTTGAAGCTGTTGTGAGTCTTCACTCTtcattcaaaacaataaaagaatATTTTGATTGGCAATCATCTGtttaataaaacacat harbors:
- the arhgef3 gene encoding rho guanine nucleotide exchange factor 3 isoform X4, whose translation is MDGSPPTRWRPQKKTSSSFLSADGCSFRGKRKQASRDADSLSLCTLDINEPSAKRSKALVSRVTSLASLLPIKTAPLKRFGQSLQRSISFRTERALPPPPPPPLPPAAPRASSSSMKTRVTSAAKSNSSSSSSASSSSSSCGSTASRVATATAKRRDSKLWSETFDVHLGAAQTLSPKDIKRQEAIFELSQGEQDLVEDLKLAKKAYHDPMLKLSIMTEQELNQIFGTLDSLIPLHEDLLRRLCEARKPDGSTEHVGQILTDWLPCLSSYTAYCSNQVWAKALLDQKKQDRRVQDFLQRCQQSPFSRKLDLWNFLDIPRSRLVKYPLLLREILKHTHEQHRDRLHLDRAMLLVQSALADIDKRTGESECQFYKDRLLFTEVGHRDALIERSRTLSCHGELKNNRGLKLHVFLFQDVLVITRSVSLNEQPVSYQLCRQPIPIRQLDLEDLLDGETRVGGSIRGAFSNNERTKNFFRVSYRVSGGAPQSHCFQASDAFNKQQWINCIRQAKEAAKAQAAQETGSAKDVATEPDDDFEDGTAARKAETGSDAAVDVETEQAELRIKMEAEAGERQNGDAEEDMEEVFNVDASDEENIRC
- the arhgef3 gene encoding rho guanine nucleotide exchange factor 3 isoform X1, with the protein product MDGWMDGWMDGWMDGWMDGWMANPFIFTMCLFRWRPQKKTSSSFLSADGCSFRGKKRKQASRDADSLSLCTLDINEPSAKRSKALVSRVTSLASLLPIKTAPLKRFGQSLQRSISFRTERALPPPPPPPLPPAAPRASSSSMKTRVTSAAKSNSSSSSSASSSSSSCGSTASRVATATAKRRDSKLWSETFDVHLGAAQTLSPKDIKRQEAIFELSQGEQDLVEDLKLAKKAYHDPMLKLSIMTEQELNQIFGTLDSLIPLHEDLLRRLCEARKPDGSTEHVGQILTDWLPCLSSYTAYCSNQVWAKALLDQKKQDRRVQDFLQRCQQSPFSRKLDLWNFLDIPRSRLVKYPLLLREILKHTHEQHRDRLHLDRAMLLVQSALADIDKRTGESECQFYKDRLLFTEVGHRDALIERSRTLSCHGELKNNRGLKLHVFLFQDVLVITRSVSLNEQPVSYQLCRQPIPIRQLDLEDLLDGETRVGGSIRGAFSNNERTKNFFRVSYRVSGGAPQSHCFQASDAFNKQQWINCIRQAKEAAKAQAAQETGSAKDVATEPDDDFEDGTAARKAETGSDAAVDVETEQAELRIKMEAEAGERQNGDAEEDMEEVFNVDASDEENIRC
- the arhgef3 gene encoding rho guanine nucleotide exchange factor 3 isoform X6, with product MGCCLFLYYRKKRKQASRDADSLSLCTLDINEPSAKRSKALVSRVTSLASLLPIKTAPLKRFGQSLQRSISFRTERALPPPPPPPLPPAAPRASSSSMKTRVTSAAKSNSSSSSSASSSSSSCGSTASRVATATAKRRDSKLWSETFDVHLGAAQTLSPKDIKRQEAIFELSQGEQDLVEDLKLAKKAYHDPMLKLSIMTEQELNQIFGTLDSLIPLHEDLLRRLCEARKPDGSTEHVGQILTDWLPCLSSYTAYCSNQVWAKALLDQKKQDRRVQDFLQRCQQSPFSRKLDLWNFLDIPRSRLVKYPLLLREILKHTHEQHRDRLHLDRAMLLVQSALADIDKRTGESECQFYKDRLLFTEVGHRDALIERSRTLSCHGELKNNRGLKLHVFLFQDVLVITRSVSLNEQPVSYQLCRQPIPIRQLDLEDLLDGETRVGGSIRGAFSNNERTKNFFRVSYRVSGGAPQSHCFQASDAFNKQQWINCIRQAKEAAKAQAAQETGSAKDVATEPDDDFEDGTAARKAETGSDAAVDVETEQAELRIKMEAEAGERQNGDAEEDMEEVFNVDASDEENIRC
- the arhgef3 gene encoding rho guanine nucleotide exchange factor 3 isoform X3 encodes the protein MDGSPPTRWRPQKKTSSSFLSADGCSFRGKKRKQASRDADSLSLCTLDINEPSAKRSKALVSRVTSLASLLPIKTAPLKRFGQSLQRSISFRTERALPPPPPPPLPPAAPRASSSSMKTRVTSAAKSNSSSSSSASSSSSSCGSTASRVATATAKRRDSKLWSETFDVHLGAAQTLSPKDIKRQEAIFELSQGEQDLVEDLKLAKKAYHDPMLKLSIMTEQELNQIFGTLDSLIPLHEDLLRRLCEARKPDGSTEHVGQILTDWLPCLSSYTAYCSNQVWAKALLDQKKQDRRVQDFLQRCQQSPFSRKLDLWNFLDIPRSRLVKYPLLLREILKHTHEQHRDRLHLDRAMLLVQSALADIDKRTGESECQFYKDRLLFTEVGHRDALIERSRTLSCHGELKNNRGLKLHVFLFQDVLVITRSVSLNEQPVSYQLCRQPIPIRQLDLEDLLDGETRVGGSIRGAFSNNERTKNFFRVSYRVSGGAPQSHCFQASDAFNKQQWINCIRQAKEAAKAQAAQETGSAKDVATEPDDDFEDGTAARKAETGSDAAVDVETEQAELRIKMEAEAGERQNGDAEEDMEEVFNVDASDEENIRC
- the arhgef3 gene encoding rho guanine nucleotide exchange factor 3 isoform X5, whose product is MVAGQKRLDLLAHNVKSASSVWGSKHGSKQVLEPSAKRSKALVSRVTSLASLLPIKTAPLKRFGQSLQRSISFRTERALPPPPPPPLPPAAPRASSSSMKTRVTSAAKSNSSSSSSASSSSSSCGSTASRVATATAKRRDSKLWSETFDVHLGAAQTLSPKDIKRQEAIFELSQGEQDLVEDLKLAKKAYHDPMLKLSIMTEQELNQIFGTLDSLIPLHEDLLRRLCEARKPDGSTEHVGQILTDWLPCLSSYTAYCSNQVWAKALLDQKKQDRRVQDFLQRCQQSPFSRKLDLWNFLDIPRSRLVKYPLLLREILKHTHEQHRDRLHLDRAMLLVQSALADIDKRTGESECQFYKDRLLFTEVGHRDALIERSRTLSCHGELKNNRGLKLHVFLFQDVLVITRSVSLNEQPVSYQLCRQPIPIRQLDLEDLLDGETRVGGSIRGAFSNNERTKNFFRVSYRVSGGAPQSHCFQASDAFNKQQWINCIRQAKEAAKAQAAQETGSAKDVATEPDDDFEDGTAARKAETGSDAAVDVETEQAELRIKMEAEAGERQNGDAEEDMEEVFNVDASDEENIRC